In Leptolyngbya sp. SIO1E4, one DNA window encodes the following:
- a CDS encoding calcium-binding protein, with amino-acid sequence MQLTETLVLGEGDRATIREDLIAPIGDPAVQVAGDEARLTVTRQGSLAAPDAGNSAVEVTGNDARVTNRGNIAGAFNGITSTGDDFRLRNLGQIESDSRVVDLSDGDGSVFQNFGSLLGTGNQRNGTLYVDGTVDDLSIDNSDRGIIDAGEGNLGDGISVQVGAAGDLANEGIDIVNSGLIQGRGDGPDVFADGARVAANGSSGLRFFNGSGTPEATVTGSVVNSGTITTEVNVGFLGGLVVEDGVAFEGRIENRGQGVISGPRNGLYIGNADHDLDIFNRGLISSGSRAVNLDGDNVSLVNRGHILGTGNQRDGTLYVDGTGDNIAINNLRDGVIDAGEGNLGDGISVQVGAAGDPTSENIDIVNSGLIQGRGDGPDVFADGARVVANGSSGLRFFNGSGTPEATVTGSVVNSGTLTTEVNVGFLGGLVVEDGVAFQGQIGNERRGVISGPRNGLYIGNADHDLDITNRGLISAGSRAVNLDGDNVTLVNQRDILGTGDQRDGTVYVDGTGDNIAINNQRRGVIDAGEGNNGSGVSVQVGAANGLADGSDDLETSVDLFNDGTIQGRGDGNVPAGVRLFLGSGLDQATFTGQIVNESRGQILSETEAGILIEAGVTFEGAIVNQGEVTGGNGIAIDAAGALGSVVVVNEGELNGDVLLGQGDDTFIQGAAGTVSRIDGGEGLDTIDLSGQSSGIVIDLDLNTPIPGPATQDGAILDAPGGNVVLEVDNFENVIGTAFDDLILGNNEINVLAGGAGNDAIHSFAGADTLDGGDGIDTALFTAGGGVTVDLDEDGNATSSLGDTLISFENINGSNTGDDILSGNSDANVLNGQGGNDTLNGEGGADTLLGGTGNDLLTGGAGVDTFRFEANSGNDVVTDFVFTDDVLDVSALFENVETALGAATQVEANTLIDFGDNNSVLLLGVNASDLTASNFIFAAVA; translated from the coding sequence ATGCAACTGACGGAAACCCTGGTTCTAGGGGAGGGCGATCGCGCCACCATTCGAGAAGATCTGATTGCTCCCATTGGGGATCCTGCCGTACAAGTTGCGGGGGATGAGGCTCGGCTAACAGTTACTCGTCAAGGTTCCCTTGCAGCCCCTGATGCGGGCAACAGTGCGGTTGAGGTCACCGGCAACGATGCCCGAGTCACCAACCGAGGAAATATTGCTGGAGCCTTCAACGGGATTACTTCAACCGGGGATGATTTCCGCCTTCGTAATCTCGGTCAAATTGAGTCCGACAGTCGTGTGGTTGATCTGAGTGATGGGGATGGCAGTGTCTTCCAGAACTTCGGCAGCCTGCTGGGCACCGGGAATCAGCGTAACGGCACCCTCTATGTCGATGGCACGGTGGATGACTTGAGCATTGACAACAGCGATCGCGGCATCATTGATGCCGGGGAAGGCAACCTCGGCGATGGGATTTCGGTGCAGGTGGGGGCGGCTGGTGACCTCGCCAATGAAGGCATTGATATCGTGAACAGCGGCCTGATTCAGGGGCGGGGAGATGGCCCCGACGTCTTTGCGGATGGGGCCCGTGTCGCTGCGAACGGCTCTAGCGGTCTCCGCTTTTTTAATGGGTCTGGCACCCCCGAAGCCACGGTGACCGGGTCGGTGGTGAATAGCGGCACCATTACGACTGAGGTCAATGTGGGCTTTTTAGGCGGTTTAGTGGTCGAAGATGGGGTGGCCTTTGAAGGGCGCATTGAAAACCGGGGCCAGGGGGTGATCTCTGGACCTCGTAATGGGCTCTACATCGGTAATGCCGACCATGATTTAGACATTTTCAACCGGGGCTTAATTTCCTCAGGGAGCCGTGCGGTAAACCTGGATGGTGACAATGTCTCTTTGGTTAACCGAGGGCATATTCTGGGCACCGGAAACCAGCGCGACGGTACGCTTTACGTGGATGGTACCGGAGACAACATTGCCATTAATAACCTTCGCGACGGGGTGATTGATGCCGGTGAAGGGAATTTGGGAGACGGAATTTCAGTGCAGGTGGGGGCTGCCGGTGACCCTACCAGCGAAAACATCGATATCGTGAACAGCGGCCTGATTCAGGGGCGAGGAGATGGCCCTGACGTCTTTGCAGACGGAGCCCGTGTCGTAGCGAACGGCTCCAGCGGTCTCCGCTTCTTTAATGGGTCTGGCACCCCCGAAGCCACGGTGACCGGGTCGGTGGTCAACAGCGGCACCCTCACGACTGAGGTCAATGTGGGCTTTTTAGGTGGCTTGGTGGTCGAAGATGGAGTGGCCTTCCAAGGGCAAATTGGAAATGAGCGCCGAGGGGTCATCTCTGGCCCTCGTAATGGACTCTATATCGGCAATGCTGACCACGATTTAGACATTACCAACCGGGGCTTAATTTCCGCAGGGAGTCGTGCGGTGAACCTGGATGGCGACAACGTCACCTTAGTTAACCAAAGGGATATCTTGGGCACGGGTGATCAGCGTGATGGAACCGTCTACGTCGATGGTACGGGGGATAATATCGCCATCAACAACCAACGCCGCGGTGTGATCGATGCGGGAGAAGGCAATAACGGCAGCGGTGTTTCCGTTCAGGTAGGCGCAGCGAACGGACTCGCTGACGGCAGCGACGATTTAGAAACGTCGGTCGATCTCTTCAATGATGGAACTATTCAGGGGCGAGGCGATGGCAACGTTCCAGCCGGTGTGCGCCTGTTTCTGGGCTCTGGCTTAGACCAGGCTACCTTTACGGGCCAAATTGTGAATGAGAGCCGGGGGCAAATTTTGTCTGAGACCGAGGCGGGCATTCTGATTGAAGCAGGGGTCACCTTTGAAGGCGCGATCGTCAACCAGGGCGAAGTTACCGGGGGCAACGGTATTGCCATTGATGCGGCAGGCGCCCTCGGGTCTGTGGTTGTTGTCAATGAGGGTGAGCTGAATGGAGACGTCTTGCTGGGGCAAGGAGATGACACCTTCATTCAAGGGGCTGCAGGCACGGTGTCTCGGATTGATGGCGGTGAGGGGCTCGACACGATCGACCTATCGGGTCAATCCTCAGGCATTGTCATTGACCTTGACCTCAATACCCCAATCCCTGGCCCAGCTACTCAAGACGGAGCGATTCTGGATGCACCTGGTGGCAATGTTGTCCTTGAGGTGGACAATTTTGAGAATGTTATCGGCACCGCTTTCGATGATTTAATTCTGGGCAATAACGAGATCAATGTCCTGGCAGGCGGTGCGGGCAATGATGCCATTCACTCCTTTGCTGGGGCCGATACCCTAGATGGCGGAGACGGTATCGATACTGCTTTATTCACAGCAGGCGGTGGCGTCACCGTAGATTTGGATGAGGACGGGAATGCGACGTCCTCCTTGGGCGATACCCTGATTAGTTTTGAGAACATCAACGGTTCGAATACAGGAGATGACATTCTCTCGGGTAATTCGGATGCAAATGTTCTCAACGGTCAGGGGGGCAATGACACCCTTAACGGCGAAGGGGGTGCAGATACGCTCTTAGGCGGGACTGGCAATGATCTGTTGACTGGAGGGGCGGGCGTTGACACATTCCGCTTTGAAGCCAATTCCGGTAACGATGTGGTGACTGACTTTGTCTTTACAGACGATGTTCTGGATGTCAGCGCGCTTTTCGAGAATGTAGAAACTGCTTTAGGGGCAGCGACTCAAGTGGAGGCTAATACTCTCATTGATTTTGGCGACAACAATTCTGTGCTGTTGCTGGGGGTCAATGCGAGTGATTTGACAGCATCCAACTTCATCTTTGCTGCCGTTGCCTAA
- a CDS encoding response regulator transcription factor — protein MTSANPIQVLLVDDEELVRYGLKAIINAEASIQVAGEASHGEEAISQAQHLQPDVVLMDINMPLMDGVVATGKIHHLLPHTKILILTTRDDDKCLVEAMQQGAAGFLLKNTPPQDLIQIIQSTHKGYMQFGPNIGQKLCQQLKPDVPPKKLDIPKEVTPREQEVIQLIAEGASNREIAQILHIKEKTVKNHVSNILSRVGLRDRTQLAIWANTAATKTPDTVAIPLLA, from the coding sequence ATGACGTCTGCAAACCCTATTCAAGTCTTGCTGGTAGATGATGAAGAACTGGTTCGCTATGGACTGAAAGCCATTATCAACGCTGAAGCCTCCATCCAGGTTGCGGGTGAAGCAAGTCATGGGGAAGAAGCGATTTCCCAGGCTCAACACCTGCAACCCGATGTCGTTTTAATGGATATCAATATGCCTTTGATGGATGGCGTAGTTGCTACTGGAAAAATCCATCATTTGCTGCCCCATACTAAAATTCTGATTTTAACGACCCGTGATGATGACAAATGTCTCGTAGAAGCAATGCAGCAAGGGGCTGCCGGGTTCTTATTGAAAAATACGCCTCCCCAAGACTTAATTCAGATCATTCAATCTACCCACAAGGGCTACATGCAGTTTGGCCCCAATATCGGTCAAAAGTTATGTCAACAACTGAAGCCAGACGTTCCTCCCAAAAAGCTCGACATCCCGAAGGAAGTAACCCCTCGGGAACAAGAAGTCATCCAGCTTATTGCCGAAGGGGCTAGCAATCGAGAAATTGCTCAGATACTTCACATTAAAGAAAAAACGGTTAAAAATCACGTCAGCAATATTCTGAGTCGGGTAGGGCTGCGCGATCGCACCCAGCTAGCAATTTGGGCAAATACGGCGGCCACGAAGACGCCTGATACAGTCGCCATACCGCTTTTAGCTTAA
- a CDS encoding DUF3365 domain-containing protein codes for MIPRNLGTKFSLLLVLVYFLGSSLTIFVFSKHLNDQAEQAVRERAEILLATMQAARDYTRYHLQPLFTESSKWSDDFVQEAIPNFTARTMFSDFRQLDAEFHDFSYKEATDNPTNPLDRADAFETKLFNQLKQQPQTTETRMLSGYRIRQGEKSFYLARPLVMRDVSCLECHGNPRNAPQPLLKMYGNENGFGWRLNDIVAAQMVYVPADKVFGRGRQNLLTITKTLLSIFGAVFIVINLLLWRTVIRPLNILTCTAKRISSCSVNQQQNSKLQTLALETLTIRRDEPGQLARAFQYMVHVLGQREQDLQQAVHEQTRSLAQEMRNRQAAQDALQTYSHAVNHDLRNLVMGISSLIQGILFRTARAHETAAISDERTPQTAIEIDSAELMMIQKGCDRQLTLMNSLMEVQSADVWRMVLQPEALSLRQLTEDLHLAYEPKLLAAAATLENHIPRDLPLMQADANQLQRVFENIIDNALKYNPEGVTIALNAALCQGDRPLIRCTIADDGIGVAAETGQALFNLYARGQGEHQAPGHGLGLYICRKIVEAHGGDIGVETSPKRGAMFWFTLPLSL; via the coding sequence ATGATTCCTCGAAATCTCGGTACCAAGTTCAGCCTATTGTTAGTGCTGGTTTACTTTTTAGGTAGCAGCCTAACTATCTTTGTTTTTTCCAAACATCTCAACGACCAGGCTGAGCAAGCGGTCAGAGAACGAGCTGAAATCTTATTAGCAACCATGCAGGCTGCCCGCGACTATACTCGCTATCACCTGCAGCCACTCTTCACAGAAAGTTCAAAATGGTCGGATGACTTCGTTCAAGAAGCGATCCCTAATTTCACCGCCCGTACGATGTTTTCAGACTTTCGGCAGCTCGATGCTGAATTTCATGATTTTTCCTATAAAGAAGCCACAGACAATCCCACCAATCCATTAGATCGCGCTGATGCATTCGAAACAAAGCTCTTTAACCAGTTAAAGCAACAGCCTCAAACGACTGAAACTCGAATGCTTTCTGGATATCGAATCAGGCAGGGGGAAAAGTCCTTTTATTTAGCCCGGCCTCTCGTGATGAGAGATGTCAGCTGTTTAGAATGTCATGGCAATCCACGCAATGCGCCTCAGCCTTTATTAAAGATGTATGGCAATGAAAATGGGTTTGGCTGGAGGCTCAATGACATCGTGGCGGCGCAAATGGTTTATGTTCCTGCAGATAAGGTGTTTGGTCGGGGGCGTCAAAATCTCCTCACGATTACAAAAACACTCCTCAGCATTTTTGGAGCCGTCTTTATCGTCATTAATCTACTGTTGTGGCGAACGGTGATTAGGCCCTTGAATATTCTTACCTGCACCGCAAAGCGGATTAGTAGTTGCTCAGTGAATCAACAACAGAACAGCAAACTACAGACTTTAGCGTTAGAAACGTTAACCATTCGGCGAGATGAACCCGGACAGCTCGCGAGAGCCTTTCAATATATGGTGCATGTGCTCGGCCAGCGAGAGCAAGACCTGCAACAAGCGGTGCATGAACAAACCCGATCGCTCGCCCAGGAAATGCGCAATCGCCAGGCGGCACAAGATGCGCTACAAACTTATTCCCATGCAGTTAACCATGACCTCCGTAACTTAGTCATGGGGATTTCAAGTTTGATTCAAGGGATATTATTTCGTACGGCCAGAGCCCACGAGACAGCCGCGATATCGGATGAGAGAACACCACAAACTGCGATTGAAATTGACTCGGCAGAGCTGATGATGATTCAGAAGGGGTGCGATCGCCAGCTTACGCTGATGAATTCCCTGATGGAAGTTCAGTCTGCAGATGTTTGGCGGATGGTGCTACAACCTGAAGCACTGAGTCTGAGACAGCTGACGGAAGACTTACACCTCGCCTATGAACCCAAACTGTTGGCCGCCGCCGCCACGTTAGAAAATCACATCCCCAGGGATCTGCCGCTCATGCAAGCGGATGCCAATCAGCTGCAGCGGGTGTTTGAGAACATCATTGACAATGCCCTGAAATATAACCCAGAAGGCGTCACAATTGCCTTAAATGCAGCCCTCTGCCAGGGCGATCGCCCCCTCATTCGCTGCACCATTGCTGACGATGGCATCGGGGTCGCCGCTGAAACAGGTCAAGCCCTATTTAATCTGTATGCCCGCGGCCAGGGTGAGCATCAAGCCCCAGGCCATGGTTTGGGTCTCTACATTTGCCGAAAAATTGTGGAAGCCCATGGTGGAGACATCGGCGTCGAAACGTCTCCCAAACGGGGCGCAATGTTTTGGTTCACGCTACCGCTATCCCTTTAG
- a CDS encoding phytanoyl-CoA dioxygenase family protein: MEYQPFQLTDRHLQQFQADGFLILENFIEMELVQKLRDRIEPLFHGEFETGIYPDEWYWRPGLSLPDVTREICNAWKCDRIIASVALSAEVGRLSAQLAGWPGARIGQDSLWHKPPGGGKEIALHQDGAYINYLAPAEMITCWIALDDVNLDIGTLQYVRGSHRWPLIDSLVGEFHAPQKDYRWAMLETAKAAGVTEPDIVPVTIPAGGCAFHHGLTWHGSGKNLSQKNPRRSLGVHTISAETCFSDHPAGYIYGRYKHVHDNVMDETFFPILWTEDGYRSPHLASYCEDAIASLVLV; this comes from the coding sequence ATGGAATACCAGCCGTTTCAGCTCACCGATCGCCACCTTCAGCAGTTCCAAGCTGATGGCTTTTTAATTCTGGAAAACTTCATCGAGATGGAGTTGGTGCAGAAGCTGCGCGATCGCATCGAACCGCTGTTCCATGGAGAGTTTGAAACAGGGATATATCCCGATGAATGGTATTGGCGGCCAGGGTTGAGCCTGCCCGATGTCACCCGCGAAATTTGCAATGCCTGGAAGTGCGATCGCATCATTGCCAGTGTGGCTTTATCTGCAGAGGTGGGGCGTCTCAGCGCCCAGCTCGCGGGCTGGCCCGGAGCCCGCATCGGTCAAGATAGCCTCTGGCATAAGCCGCCTGGGGGTGGCAAAGAAATTGCCCTGCACCAAGATGGTGCCTACATCAACTATCTCGCCCCGGCGGAAATGATTACCTGCTGGATTGCCCTGGATGACGTGAACCTCGATATCGGGACTCTGCAGTATGTACGAGGGTCCCATCGCTGGCCGCTGATTGACTCTCTCGTTGGGGAGTTTCACGCGCCGCAAAAAGATTACCGCTGGGCCATGCTAGAAACGGCCAAAGCGGCGGGCGTCACCGAGCCGGACATTGTTCCGGTGACGATTCCTGCCGGGGGCTGTGCTTTTCACCACGGATTGACCTGGCATGGGTCTGGCAAAAACCTGAGCCAAAAAAATCCTCGTCGCAGCCTCGGGGTTCATACCATTAGCGCTGAAACCTGCTTCAGCGATCATCCAGCGGGGTACATTTATGGGCGCTATAAGCACGTTCATGACAATGTGATGGACGAAACTTTCTTCCCGATCTTGTGGACTGAGGACGGGTATCGATCGCCCCATTTAGCCAGCTACTGTGAGGATGCGATCGCTTCGCTCGTTTTGGTTTGA
- a CDS encoding gamma-glutamyl-gamma-aminobutyrate hydrolase family protein, with protein sequence MPLPLIGLTTYGRNRTDEFHLYANYLEAVRLAGGIPVLLTPGETHPEVFLARLDGLILTGGGDVSPDCFNGDTHPTIYSTDRERDQFELTLAKLALNATIPVLGICRGLQVLNLASGGDKLIPHVPDMFTDMKHRLEPPNLQTRAQPTQHWVQVSPHSRLAQIVECDRIPVVSWHHQAIKTVPPGWQMAAQAPDGLIEAIEYRHHPWLLALQWHPEMSMADGYQIKIFRAFINAARKSKAFA encoded by the coding sequence ATGCCCCTCCCCCTCATCGGCCTCACCACCTACGGACGCAATCGCACCGACGAATTTCACCTCTACGCCAACTACCTCGAAGCCGTGCGGTTAGCAGGCGGAATTCCCGTGTTACTCACCCCCGGCGAAACCCATCCCGAAGTCTTCCTAGCGCGACTAGACGGGTTGATCTTGACCGGAGGTGGAGACGTGTCTCCCGACTGCTTCAACGGAGATACCCACCCCACCATCTACAGCACTGACCGAGAACGCGATCAGTTTGAACTAACGCTAGCCAAGCTAGCGCTCAACGCAACCATTCCTGTCCTGGGCATTTGCCGAGGGCTGCAGGTGCTTAACCTTGCCAGCGGCGGAGACAAACTAATTCCCCATGTTCCAGACATGTTCACAGACATGAAACATCGCCTTGAGCCGCCCAACCTACAGACTCGGGCACAGCCGACTCAACACTGGGTGCAGGTGAGCCCCCACAGTCGCCTGGCTCAAATTGTGGAGTGCGATCGCATCCCTGTGGTTTCCTGGCACCATCAGGCCATCAAAACCGTTCCCCCCGGCTGGCAGATGGCCGCCCAAGCCCCGGACGGGTTGATTGAGGCGATCGAATACCGGCACCATCCTTGGCTGCTAGCCCTGCAGTGGCACCCGGAAATGTCGATGGCGGATGGATATCAGATCAAAATCTTCCGGGCGTTCATCAACGCCGCCCGGAAGAGCAAGGCATTCGCGTAA
- a CDS encoding ammonium transporter, producing the protein MEPDAQAFLGTFVTESYYYWASVFMLIIHVGFLAYEGGASRAKNVLATMVKNLLTLSVVGLSFYFFGWWVYAGFSIFPRFGGILGPWSSALPENLGTLDGEGLLDFVATTYPWSAEMGPNIADNLTGVFWFAFALFAMTTASIMSGAVIERIRLGAYVILAAILGGFLWVVAASWGWNYWGWFNTLGYHDFGCSAVVHGVSGFFALGVLMNLGPRIGKFDAQGNPRDIKPHNLPLTMVGLMLIFVGFYAFLAACVIFGPGAIVEVTIYGSPMTLASVGVNTTLALCIGIIGAYLGSKGDPFFTISGGLAGIISVGAGLDLYAPPLVLLIAFIGAYTMPFVGKFVEKMGIDDAVGAFAVHGYCGVIGAMAVGVMATGYTVGSYPPTNFMAQLVGTFLCTIVLGLIPGYGCSWVLKKLNLLRVPPEEELEGLDLGDFGLEGYPEYSLKSEESMSAETPLHAVK; encoded by the coding sequence ATGGAGCCTGATGCTCAAGCATTTTTAGGAACCTTTGTCACAGAGTCCTATTACTATTGGGCCTCTGTATTTATGTTGATTATTCATGTGGGGTTCCTGGCCTACGAAGGCGGCGCTTCTCGCGCTAAAAACGTCCTGGCAACCATGGTTAAAAACCTGTTGACCCTGTCAGTGGTTGGGCTGTCGTTTTACTTCTTTGGCTGGTGGGTTTACGCTGGCTTTTCTATCTTTCCTCGCTTTGGCGGCATCCTGGGGCCTTGGTCAAGCGCCCTGCCCGAAAACCTTGGCACCCTAGATGGTGAGGGGCTGCTTGATTTTGTCGCAACCACCTATCCTTGGTCGGCTGAGATGGGGCCGAACATTGCCGACAACCTGACAGGGGTTTTCTGGTTTGCCTTTGCCCTGTTTGCCATGACCACCGCCTCGATTATGTCAGGGGCTGTAATTGAGCGCATTCGCCTTGGTGCCTACGTCATTTTGGCCGCCATTTTGGGGGGCTTTCTCTGGGTGGTGGCCGCCTCTTGGGGCTGGAACTACTGGGGCTGGTTCAACACCCTGGGCTACCACGATTTTGGCTGCTCTGCAGTGGTTCACGGCGTCTCTGGGTTCTTTGCCCTCGGGGTCTTGATGAACTTAGGGCCGCGCATTGGCAAGTTTGATGCCCAGGGCAACCCCCGCGACATCAAGCCCCACAACCTGCCGTTGACGATGGTGGGCCTGATGCTGATTTTCGTCGGGTTTTATGCGTTCCTCGCGGCCTGCGTCATTTTTGGCCCTGGGGCGATCGTGGAGGTGACGATTTACGGGTCTCCCATGACCCTGGCATCCGTTGGGGTGAATACGACTCTGGCCCTTTGCATCGGCATTATCGGTGCATATCTGGGCTCGAAGGGCGATCCGTTTTTCACCATCTCGGGCGGCCTGGCAGGGATTATCTCGGTCGGAGCGGGGCTAGATCTGTATGCCCCCCCGCTGGTGCTGCTGATTGCCTTCATCGGCGCTTACACCATGCCCTTCGTCGGCAAGTTTGTAGAGAAGATGGGCATTGATGATGCCGTCGGCGCTTTTGCTGTGCATGGTTACTGTGGCGTCATCGGGGCCATGGCCGTCGGGGTGATGGCGACTGGCTACACGGTGGGCAGCTACCCGCCCACAAACTTCATGGCGCAGCTGGTGGGCACCTTCCTTTGCACCATTGTTTTGGGGCTGATTCCGGGCTATGGCTGCAGCTGGGTGCTGAAGAAGCTCAACCTGTTGCGAGTGCCGCCGGAGGAAGAACTTGAAGGGCTGGATCTGGGCGACTTTGGCCTGGAGGGCTATCCCGAATATTCCCTCAAGTCTGAAGAATCCATGTCTGCTGAGACGCCGCTGCACGCGGTTAAGTAG
- the glnT gene encoding type III glutamate--ammonia ligase, whose amino-acid sequence MVGTLPQQVSLVEKAKALGLKFFLVSYTDLLGGTRAKLVPAAKIASVEKDGAFFASFASNLGLGPDAAEIAVIPDPESLIVLPWQPTVGWVASDVYFEGKPFEAAPRMILNRALDRCARMGYRYKAGVEAEFFLLKATETGYALADSKDTAERPCYDQLNLMRQYDFISTLVTYMEDLGWEPYQCDHEDANGQFELNWTFNDARVTADRHVFFKYMVKTLAEQRGLTATFMPKPFSHLTGNGAHVHNSLWQGETNAFEEGADAGGLSPVGYQFLAGVLAHAKGLAVLCSPTINSYRRLRATMTTSGSTWSPRYISYGGNNRTHMLRIPEAGRFECRLVDGSANLYLALAGLLTAGLEGIEKQREPGPRIDENLFVRGSEFPDLEVLPANLLEALECLKQDALLMDALGEAAAKTFFEFKYGEWDQHSAQITPWEMNYYVNC is encoded by the coding sequence ATGGTCGGAACGTTGCCGCAGCAGGTCAGCCTCGTCGAAAAAGCCAAAGCGCTAGGGCTCAAGTTTTTCCTGGTTTCCTACACTGACCTTTTAGGTGGAACGCGAGCCAAGCTGGTGCCTGCGGCCAAAATTGCTTCGGTGGAAAAAGACGGTGCCTTTTTTGCCTCCTTCGCCTCCAATTTAGGATTAGGGCCAGATGCGGCTGAGATTGCAGTTATTCCTGACCCTGAATCATTAATTGTGCTGCCGTGGCAGCCAACGGTGGGCTGGGTTGCCAGTGACGTGTACTTTGAAGGCAAGCCCTTTGAGGCCGCCCCTCGCATGATTCTCAATCGCGCTCTGGATCGCTGTGCGCGCATGGGATACCGCTACAAGGCGGGGGTTGAGGCCGAATTTTTCTTGCTCAAGGCGACGGAGACTGGCTATGCGCTGGCCGATAGCAAAGATACTGCAGAGCGTCCCTGCTATGACCAGCTGAACCTGATGCGGCAGTATGACTTTATTTCGACCCTGGTCACCTATATGGAAGACCTGGGCTGGGAGCCCTACCAATGTGACCACGAGGACGCCAACGGCCAGTTTGAACTCAATTGGACCTTCAATGACGCCAGAGTCACCGCCGATCGCCACGTGTTCTTTAAGTACATGGTCAAAACCCTGGCGGAGCAGCGGGGGCTGACGGCCACGTTTATGCCTAAGCCTTTCAGCCATCTCACTGGCAACGGCGCCCACGTCCACAATAGCCTCTGGCAGGGGGAGACTAATGCGTTTGAGGAAGGGGCTGATGCGGGGGGGCTGTCGCCAGTGGGCTATCAGTTTTTGGCAGGGGTGTTGGCCCATGCTAAGGGGCTGGCAGTTTTGTGTAGCCCGACCATTAACTCCTATCGGCGATTGCGGGCCACGATGACCACCTCTGGTAGTACCTGGAGCCCGCGCTATATCTCCTATGGCGGCAATAACCGCACCCACATGCTGCGCATCCCAGAAGCGGGGCGCTTTGAATGTCGGCTGGTGGATGGCTCGGCCAATCTCTATCTGGCCCTAGCTGGGCTGCTCACGGCAGGGTTAGAGGGAATTGAAAAGCAACGGGAGCCCGGCCCCCGGATTGATGAAAACTTGTTTGTACGGGGCTCAGAGTTTCCTGATTTGGAGGTGCTGCCTGCCAACCTGCTGGAGGCGCTGGAATGCCTGAAGCAAGATGCGCTGCTGATGGATGCCCTGGGCGAGGCTGCTGCTAAGACGTTCTTTGAATTTAAGTACGGCGAGTGGGACCAGCACAGCGCGCAGATTACGCCTTGGGAGATGAACTACTATGTCAACTGCTAG
- a CDS encoding iron-containing alcohol dehydrogenase produces the protein MSTASPVHTYSFPTTIHFGAGARARLSATLASFGLQRPLVVSDRDVSQLPWFNPLVDSMAAFKVEIFSGVWGNPVVSQVEAGLAAYRGHGADGIVAVGGGAPMDVAKAIALMANHPGHLFDYEDGRPDARPVDQPVPPIVAIPTTAGTGSEVGRSTVISDDKTHAKKIMFDPQLLPKAVLADPELLLGLPAKITAATGMDALTHLIEAFLAKGVHPICDGIALEGLSLVAQHLQHCVTFARRLAAGDALSDAEQTTHLTARGGMLNASMMGAIAFQKGLGVTHSCAHALSTVCDTHHGLANAMMLPAAMRFNLPAEPEKFLRMARAVRPASTQGEDFIDWIVALRQAIGIPDTLTDLGVPAEAADQLVGVAMQDGCHTLNPRPVAKADFYTLYQNAFAA, from the coding sequence ATGTCAACTGCTAGCCCGGTTCATACCTATTCGTTTCCCACCACTATTCACTTTGGTGCAGGCGCTCGGGCCAGGCTGTCAGCAACTTTGGCCAGCTTTGGCCTGCAGCGACCGCTGGTGGTCAGCGATCGCGACGTGTCTCAGCTGCCCTGGTTTAACCCCCTGGTAGACTCGATGGCCGCGTTTAAGGTCGAGATTTTCAGCGGCGTCTGGGGGAACCCGGTGGTGTCCCAGGTGGAAGCTGGGCTAGCGGCCTACCGGGGGCACGGGGCGGATGGCATTGTGGCCGTGGGCGGCGGTGCCCCGATGGATGTGGCCAAGGCGATCGCCCTGATGGCTAACCATCCTGGCCACCTGTTCGACTATGAAGACGGCCGTCCCGATGCTCGTCCTGTAGACCAGCCCGTACCGCCGATTGTGGCGATTCCGACCACGGCGGGCACCGGCAGCGAGGTGGGGCGCAGCACGGTCATTTCTGATGACAAAACCCACGCGAAAAAGATCATGTTTGATCCGCAGCTGCTGCCCAAAGCGGTGCTGGCAGATCCAGAGCTGCTGCTGGGGCTACCGGCCAAAATCACGGCAGCCACCGGCATGGATGCCCTGACCCATCTAATTGAGGCGTTTTTGGCGAAAGGGGTTCATCCTATCTGTGACGGCATTGCCCTGGAGGGGCTGTCCCTGGTGGCCCAGCATCTCCAGCACTGTGTGACATTTGCCCGGCGGTTAGCGGCAGGCGACGCCCTCAGTGACGCAGAGCAGACAACCCACCTGACGGCCCGAGGCGGCATGTTAAACGCGTCTATGATGGGGGCGATCGCCTTTCAAAAAGGGCTGGGAGTAACCCATTCCTGCGCCCATGCCCTGTCTACGGTGTGCGACACCCACCACGGCCTGGCCAATGCCATGATGCTGCCCGCCGCCATGCGCTTTAACCTGCCTGCTGAACCGGAGAAGTTTCTACGCATGGCCCGCGCCGTGAGGCCCGCATCGACCCAGGGTGAAGATTTCATCGACTGGATTGTGGCGCTGCGGCAAGCGATCGGCATCCCAGACACCCTCACAGACCTGGGCGTGCCTGCTGAAGCCGCCGACCAGCTTGTAGGTGTGGCCATGCAAGATGGTTGCCATACGCTCAATCCTCGCCCCGTTGCCAAAGCCGACTTTTATACCCTCTACCAAAACGCCTTTGCCGCATGA